One genomic segment of Rhizobium gallicum bv. gallicum R602sp includes these proteins:
- a CDS encoding winged helix-turn-helix domain-containing protein, with protein MAFAGASHLRHRQALGRELNAMGYRKLTARPKHHAQNQDAIEDFKKLPRRSGGNRRRSRQRQAIRNLVPGRGLDRPEEQDYKAMSQTRNAAFCSP; from the coding sequence ATGGCTTTCGCAGGAGCATCGCATCTGCGTCATCGGCAGGCGCTTGGGCGTGAGTTGAATGCCATGGGCTACCGCAAACTCACGGCTCGACCGAAGCATCATGCGCAGAACCAGGATGCGATTGAGGACTTTAAAAAACTTCCCCGCCGCAGTGGCGGAAATCGCCGCCGGAGCCGCCAAAGACAAGCGATTAGAAATCTGGTTCCAGGACGAGGCTTGGATCGGCCAGAAGAACAAGATTACAAAGCGATGAGCCAAACGAGGAACGCGGCCTTCTGCTCCCCATGA
- a CDS encoding GHMP family kinase ATP-binding protein: MTTPELIKAAANEVWKPYLYYPTLYGEDLAGMLGERAQPGNYLRHGDGLCCGTFGELLQGQLPIGSFPGDPNFLVTMPIALFARAHFMPIEGTQSVSVYPSHKLKAKRLAENLVLALGVSGGTLLLQSELPEGKGLASSSADLVATARSIASCFKRKVRTSLIEKLMAEIEPSDGVMYPGAVAYQQRSCSLLSFLGQMPPFAIVGFDEGGTVETVDYDQRRGEISASQRTQYHELLERAQTAISQADTAAVGSIATASALLHQERAPKEHLNSMLKACADTGALGVIVAHSGTMIGILLDRLAPDFPRKLQSVVDHLTPYDNSPKIYLTMN; encoded by the coding sequence ATGACGACTCCAGAACTTATAAAGGCGGCCGCCAATGAGGTTTGGAAGCCGTACTTGTATTACCCGACGCTTTATGGCGAAGATCTTGCTGGAATGCTCGGAGAGCGCGCACAGCCAGGGAATTATCTTCGTCATGGCGACGGTCTTTGTTGCGGCACATTTGGCGAGCTGCTGCAAGGCCAGTTGCCGATCGGCTCATTTCCCGGGGACCCCAATTTCTTAGTCACAATGCCCATCGCGCTTTTTGCGCGCGCCCACTTTATGCCAATCGAAGGTACACAATCTGTAAGCGTTTATCCGTCACATAAACTCAAAGCAAAACGGCTGGCGGAGAATCTTGTGCTTGCACTCGGTGTCTCGGGAGGAACCCTCCTTTTGCAATCTGAGCTCCCTGAAGGTAAAGGCCTGGCGAGTTCGTCCGCAGATCTTGTTGCGACTGCACGGTCAATCGCCTCCTGCTTCAAACGTAAAGTCCGGACATCGTTGATCGAGAAGCTGATGGCGGAGATCGAGCCATCCGATGGGGTGATGTACCCCGGCGCGGTGGCATATCAACAGCGATCATGTAGCCTTCTCTCCTTTCTCGGGCAGATGCCGCCGTTTGCTATCGTCGGTTTCGATGAAGGAGGCACGGTCGAGACAGTTGATTATGATCAACGGCGAGGCGAAATCTCCGCTAGTCAGAGAACACAGTATCACGAATTGCTCGAGCGCGCGCAAACAGCAATTTCGCAAGCCGACACGGCTGCAGTAGGCAGCATAGCTACAGCTAGCGCGCTCCTGCATCAGGAACGGGCACCGAAGGAGCATCTAAATTCGATGTTGAAAGCATGCGCAGACACCGGCGCGCTCGGAGTCATAGTCGCACACAGCGGTACGATGATTGGAATTCTGCTTGATAGATTGGCGCCTGACTTCCCACGGAAGCTTCAGTCTGTGGTGGACCATCTAACGCCGTACGATAACTCGCCAAAAATATATCTGACCATGAATTAA
- a CDS encoding cysteine synthase family protein, with product MNTVRKHLPFSGYSAAYALPRIIKCGKNLYLAQFAFMKLLPAKYIIEQALKRGTLGRDAKVLETSSGTFALGLAVVCREFGLQLEIFTDPVMDKGLENRLRSLGAEVFIVREKAREGGYQRSRLDALHARMRKMGNSCFWARQYETPDNPAAYKLFADQISGTLGAAVTLVGSVGSGGSTCGTIESLRQTAPDARLIGVDTFNSVIFCQPDGERKLRGLGNSLVPKNVKHELYDEVHFTSASLAFAATRSLHERHAIFAGPTSGASYIVGHWRARQFPTETVVVICPDEGHRYVESVYDHEWLKQNECLDQGVLLDAPASEEHPSTALPPWNRYCWNRRTREAVLNALEEF from the coding sequence ATGAACACAGTTCGCAAACACCTGCCATTCTCCGGCTATTCTGCTGCCTATGCGCTCCCCCGCATTATTAAGTGTGGGAAAAATCTTTATCTTGCGCAATTCGCATTCATGAAACTTCTCCCTGCGAAGTATATCATCGAGCAAGCGTTGAAGCGAGGGACGTTAGGGCGTGACGCGAAAGTTTTGGAGACCTCGAGTGGGACTTTCGCCCTAGGGTTGGCTGTAGTCTGCCGGGAATTCGGATTGCAGCTTGAGATTTTCACTGACCCAGTAATGGATAAGGGACTGGAAAACAGGCTGAGATCCTTGGGTGCGGAGGTTTTCATAGTGAGGGAAAAGGCGAGAGAGGGTGGATACCAAAGAAGCCGTCTCGACGCATTGCACGCTAGAATGAGAAAGATGGGCAACTCGTGTTTCTGGGCTCGTCAATACGAAACACCGGACAATCCGGCAGCCTATAAGCTCTTCGCCGATCAAATATCGGGGACGTTGGGCGCCGCCGTTACCTTGGTCGGTTCTGTGGGATCAGGCGGCTCTACTTGCGGAACGATAGAGAGCCTCCGCCAAACAGCGCCGGACGCCCGCCTAATCGGAGTGGACACCTTCAATAGCGTCATTTTTTGCCAGCCGGACGGCGAAAGGAAACTGCGAGGGCTGGGCAACAGTCTTGTCCCCAAGAACGTCAAGCATGAACTATACGACGAGGTGCATTTCACATCGGCATCGCTGGCATTTGCGGCAACGCGTTCCCTCCACGAGCGGCACGCCATTTTTGCCGGTCCGACCTCCGGGGCGAGCTACATCGTTGGCCACTGGCGCGCTCGCCAATTCCCAACGGAAACCGTAGTAGTCATATGTCCTGATGAAGGCCATCGCTATGTCGAATCTGTCTACGACCACGAGTGGCTCAAGCAGAACGAGTGTTTAGATCAAGGTGTACTTCTAGACGCTCCAGCCAGCGAAGAGCATCCCTCGACTGCTCTCCCGCCATGGAATCGATATTGTTGGAACCGGAGAACTCGGGAAGCTGTTCTAAATGCGCTGGAGGAGTTTTGA
- a CDS encoding lyase family protein, with translation MNRGSFLFVESNTTGTGELLMKRAGVLGFEPYLVTRNPSRYPFLKGVVARVIEAETRDPDEIAGVAANLTSLAGVYSSSDYFVESASRVAKAIGLPAASPDAIATCRNKWKQITELQRQSISAPETRLVTSLRDVENILAQAIFPVVVKPVSGSGSSGVRLCDSAADAVKAFESAKDALLDQVDLRSPEILIQQYVEGKEYSAEMIAYDGTLHCLGIIAKHKGPPPCFVEVGHDFPAPLPQSLLHELASFAGGAVSALGLDFGPAHVEFVITDSGPVVIEVNPRLAGGMIPVMLSHALGTSIPDMVIELYGGDAFTLPQASKRAGAIRFRVAHKSGMLKRLGFSRTPEPTVPEASLLKSEGDELQINGDFRDRVAYAVGVADELHAAATAAEQMIESIMIDIETTAGESDNKDAESKEGTWTLHPEAMKLLAPPIEISRDGRQLQFQAAIDEAHLVMLADQGLVSQAAAADLLKHILDLQDEGFQSLEGRDARRGIYLAYEAELAARAGPEKAGWLHLARSRNDLNATISLLLLREVACSISQQMGIAQDALLQRAEEGARLVAPLYSQYQIALPASPGHYLLGAFFALGRERQRLQNLLKEVRECPMGAGAGGGTSMSINPLKTAILLGFEQPSFNSLDAVASRDLHLHGLSLFAGVSILLSRLAQDLQVWTTREFALIDVPRNLAGGSSMLPQKKNPFLLEHIKGSASTVIGAYVSAATAICKAPFSNSIEASNYGCSPLGLAEDALKRAITLTSLVVQFMSFNAASMRKNLEDGLAMTTVAAERMSSQGVPFRDAHTQVSEIVRRLSQDCSVAERRSELASHLADVLPAGLEECRDALQFGGGPGKSSIDSQISVAKTLFREMQLKCKDIRERWAHAEMHRKQRVKELIDRHPTA, from the coding sequence ATGAACCGGGGTAGCTTCCTCTTCGTGGAAAGCAACACGACAGGGACGGGCGAGCTTTTGATGAAGCGCGCCGGAGTCCTGGGCTTTGAACCTTATCTGGTTACGCGCAATCCTTCCCGCTATCCCTTTCTTAAAGGGGTCGTCGCACGAGTAATTGAAGCTGAGACGCGTGATCCGGATGAAATCGCCGGTGTCGCCGCCAACCTAACAAGCTTGGCGGGGGTATATTCGTCGTCAGACTACTTCGTGGAATCAGCGTCAAGAGTCGCGAAGGCGATCGGGCTACCCGCAGCGAGTCCGGACGCTATAGCTACGTGCCGGAACAAGTGGAAGCAGATAACCGAGTTGCAGCGACAATCGATTTCAGCTCCTGAAACTCGGCTTGTCACTTCGCTCAGAGACGTCGAGAACATTCTCGCGCAAGCTATTTTCCCGGTCGTCGTGAAGCCGGTCTCCGGAAGCGGCAGTAGCGGTGTAAGGCTTTGCGACAGTGCCGCGGACGCCGTCAAGGCGTTTGAAAGTGCAAAGGACGCGCTGCTTGATCAAGTGGATTTGCGCAGCCCCGAGATCCTCATCCAGCAATATGTAGAGGGTAAGGAATACTCGGCAGAGATGATCGCATACGATGGGACGCTGCATTGCCTTGGAATTATCGCCAAGCACAAGGGGCCGCCTCCCTGTTTTGTCGAGGTGGGGCACGACTTTCCGGCCCCGCTTCCGCAGTCTTTGCTACATGAACTGGCTTCTTTTGCCGGAGGCGCGGTATCGGCTCTAGGCTTGGACTTCGGACCGGCTCATGTAGAGTTCGTGATAACGGACTCTGGCCCGGTGGTCATTGAGGTCAATCCCAGGCTGGCTGGAGGAATGATTCCAGTTATGCTCTCGCACGCCTTGGGCACGTCCATCCCGGACATGGTTATCGAGCTTTACGGGGGTGACGCGTTCACACTTCCACAAGCGAGCAAAAGGGCGGGAGCCATCCGTTTCCGAGTTGCCCACAAATCGGGGATGCTAAAACGCTTGGGCTTTTCGCGAACTCCGGAGCCCACTGTGCCCGAAGCGAGTCTTCTGAAATCTGAGGGAGACGAATTGCAAATCAATGGCGACTTTAGAGACCGAGTAGCCTACGCGGTAGGCGTCGCTGACGAACTTCATGCCGCTGCCACGGCAGCTGAACAAATGATAGAGTCCATTATGATTGACATCGAAACGACTGCTGGCGAAAGCGACAACAAAGATGCTGAATCAAAAGAGGGAACGTGGACGTTGCATCCTGAAGCGATGAAGCTGCTCGCTCCGCCAATCGAGATCTCGCGGGACGGTCGCCAACTGCAGTTCCAAGCGGCCATAGACGAAGCACATCTGGTGATGCTCGCGGACCAGGGCTTGGTCAGCCAAGCCGCAGCTGCCGATCTCCTCAAGCACATCTTGGACCTCCAGGACGAGGGCTTTCAATCTTTGGAGGGCCGCGATGCTCGGCGTGGTATCTATCTGGCTTATGAGGCCGAACTTGCCGCCAGAGCGGGCCCCGAAAAAGCCGGCTGGCTTCACCTTGCCAGGTCCCGAAACGACTTGAACGCCACTATTTCTCTCCTGCTCCTTCGGGAAGTTGCGTGTTCCATCTCGCAACAAATGGGAATTGCACAAGATGCCCTGCTTCAGCGAGCGGAAGAGGGGGCGAGACTTGTTGCTCCACTGTACAGTCAGTACCAGATTGCACTTCCAGCATCACCGGGGCACTACCTGCTAGGGGCTTTCTTTGCTCTAGGGCGCGAGCGCCAACGGCTTCAGAACCTGCTTAAGGAGGTTAGGGAGTGCCCTATGGGGGCCGGAGCCGGCGGTGGCACTAGTATGTCAATAAATCCCTTGAAAACAGCAATTCTTCTGGGATTCGAACAGCCGTCGTTCAACTCTCTTGATGCGGTTGCGAGCCGAGATTTGCATCTCCATGGGCTTTCACTCTTCGCTGGCGTTTCAATCTTGCTCAGTCGTCTGGCTCAGGACTTGCAGGTTTGGACGACGCGTGAGTTCGCCCTCATAGACGTTCCTCGCAATCTTGCCGGCGGCTCTTCTATGCTGCCTCAAAAGAAAAACCCGTTTCTGCTTGAGCACATCAAGGGATCGGCAAGCACCGTGATCGGCGCCTACGTTTCTGCGGCAACGGCAATCTGCAAAGCGCCTTTCAGCAACTCGATCGAAGCAAGTAATTATGGCTGCTCCCCGCTGGGCCTTGCGGAAGATGCCCTCAAACGGGCCATCACACTCACATCGCTCGTGGTGCAGTTCATGTCTTTCAACGCGGCATCAATGCGGAAAAATCTGGAGGACGGCTTGGCGATGACAACCGTCGCCGCCGAACGAATGTCGTCGCAAGGCGTTCCCTTTAGGGATGCCCACACACAAGTTAGCGAGATCGTCAGGCGCCTGTCTCAGGATTGCAGCGTCGCGGAGCGTCGAAGCGAGTTGGCAAGCCATCTCGCTGACGTGTTGCCAGCGGGTCTTGAAGAGTGCAGGGATGCTCTGCAGTTCGGAGGAGGACCCGGAAAAAGCTCAATCGATAGCCAGATCTCTGTAGCAAAAACTCTGTTTCGGGAGATGCAGCTCAAATGCAAGGACATACGGGAGCGTTGGGCACACGCCGAGATGCACCGCAAACAGAGGGTGAAAGAACTCATTGATAGGCACCCGACTGCCTGA
- a CDS encoding ATP-grasp domain-containing protein, with amino-acid sequence MAKRALILLEGHRNIGPLYVQAAQRLGLLPITLAADPSRYDYLEAEGLEAIRVDTENLDALIRECSRLRATYDIAGISVVLDELIYVTVGKLCRHFDLPGPNPASIERCCDKFSQRQLLAEAGVPVPAYCLATNATDVERAAAEIGLPVVVKPAEGSGSSGVRLCRNLNELAQHVAYLLGEKHMWRSSSRILVEEFAQGPYYSADTMGNEVIAIGAAEFGSPPHFVVRESIFPAPLSDDEHERIVDVSLSCLEALGLGWGPTNIELRWTKRGPVVIEVNPRLPGWTTPRLIQLAYGIDLITEHIKLVIGEEWDLRRKHSQTAATRFLVPDRDGTFDWIGGENRAAAIPGVVETKLYVEPKTPIVRKGDYGDCIGYVIAASPSLAETEGILQCAVDLLDWSITPFPTLRER; translated from the coding sequence ATGGCAAAAAGAGCGCTAATTCTGCTTGAAGGGCACAGGAATATTGGTCCTCTCTACGTCCAAGCAGCCCAACGCCTTGGTCTTCTTCCAATTACCCTCGCGGCTGATCCATCCCGTTACGATTATCTCGAGGCGGAAGGGCTTGAGGCAATCCGCGTTGATACAGAGAATTTAGATGCGCTGATCCGCGAATGTTCCCGGCTACGTGCGACTTACGACATTGCCGGCATTAGCGTGGTCCTGGACGAGTTGATCTATGTGACGGTTGGTAAGCTCTGCCGGCATTTCGATTTGCCGGGACCTAATCCCGCGTCGATTGAACGATGCTGCGACAAGTTCTCTCAACGTCAGCTCCTGGCGGAGGCCGGAGTTCCAGTACCTGCTTATTGTTTGGCGACGAATGCGACGGACGTAGAAAGAGCTGCCGCGGAGATTGGCCTGCCCGTGGTTGTTAAGCCGGCCGAAGGCAGCGGTAGCAGCGGTGTCCGATTGTGCCGCAACCTCAATGAGTTGGCGCAACATGTGGCCTATCTATTGGGCGAAAAGCACATGTGGCGATCTTCGTCGAGGATACTGGTCGAAGAATTCGCACAAGGCCCATACTATAGCGCTGACACAATGGGAAATGAGGTCATTGCTATCGGTGCCGCTGAGTTCGGTTCTCCACCCCATTTCGTCGTTCGTGAGAGCATCTTTCCCGCCCCGCTGAGTGATGACGAGCACGAGCGTATCGTTGATGTTTCGTTGAGCTGCTTGGAAGCTCTAGGCCTTGGCTGGGGACCAACGAACATAGAGCTCCGATGGACGAAGCGTGGCCCAGTTGTCATTGAAGTCAATCCACGTCTTCCGGGGTGGACCACTCCTCGGCTGATTCAGTTAGCTTACGGGATCGACCTCATCACTGAGCACATCAAGCTTGTCATCGGCGAGGAATGGGATTTGCGCAGAAAGCATTCGCAAACTGCGGCGACCCGATTCCTAGTTCCTGATCGCGATGGCACCTTTGATTGGATCGGTGGCGAGAACCGGGCGGCTGCTATACCTGGTGTTGTCGAAACCAAATTGTACGTTGAACCAAAGACGCCGATCGTCAGGAAAGGCGATTACGGAGACTGTATCGGATACGTCATCGCCGCTTCACCCAGCCTTGCTGAGACCGAGGGGATACTTCAGTGTGCGGTCGACTTGCTCGATTGGTCAATCACACCATTTCCGACCCTTCGCGAACGGTAA
- the tnpC gene encoding IS66 family transposase: MTPADLDLPDDVDALKAMILAIAEKAARADALESEVADLKARNADADEQIAKLKQVLKAFDRYRYGRRSEKQSKNIDADLDEQGAFVFEEIETGIAAIQALVEKGRGPGAAKRAPRPRKGFPPHLERIHVVIEPDELPEHAGKQKILIGEDTSERLDVIPPKFRVIVTHRPKYAFKNEDGVIQALAPAHIVESGIPTEALLAYIAVSKYGDGLPLYRQEAIFLRDHVDVDRGIMARWMGKLGFELEILADYTFGQIKRGERIFADETTLPTLVPGSGSAKTAYLWAYARDDRPFGGSGPPMVAYRFEDSRSGDCVARHLDGYRGILQIDGYTAYNRVARPDRGNDGALLAGCWAHSRRRFYELHASDSSKVATATIEKMGALWAIEEKVRGQSPDVRVAARQEASAAVVADLYKLWQDTLPRISGKSKLAEAIRYSLHRQEAFEQFLHDGRIEIDSNIVERAIRPQAIVRKNSLFAGNAGGGRTWATISTLIQTAKMNGVDPLAWLTQTLERIAAGWPSSEIDALMPWNFQK, encoded by the coding sequence ATGACGCCAGCTGATCTCGACCTTCCCGATGACGTTGATGCGCTGAAAGCCATGATCCTGGCGATCGCCGAAAAGGCTGCGCGCGCCGACGCTCTGGAGAGTGAAGTCGCTGATCTGAAAGCCCGCAATGCCGATGCTGACGAACAGATCGCCAAGCTGAAGCAGGTTCTCAAAGCCTTCGACCGTTACCGCTATGGAAGACGCTCGGAAAAGCAGAGCAAGAACATCGACGCGGATCTCGACGAGCAAGGTGCGTTTGTCTTCGAAGAGATCGAGACCGGCATTGCCGCCATCCAGGCGTTGGTCGAAAAAGGAAGAGGTCCAGGCGCTGCAAAACGTGCACCCCGTCCGCGCAAGGGCTTCCCACCGCATCTGGAACGTATCCATGTGGTGATCGAGCCGGACGAGCTTCCTGAGCATGCTGGCAAACAGAAGATCCTGATCGGTGAAGATACCTCCGAGCGGCTTGATGTCATTCCACCGAAGTTCCGGGTGATCGTCACGCACCGCCCGAAGTATGCCTTCAAGAACGAGGACGGTGTCATCCAGGCGTTGGCACCGGCGCATATCGTAGAAAGCGGCATTCCAACGGAAGCGTTGCTCGCCTATATCGCGGTCTCCAAATATGGTGATGGCTTGCCGCTTTATCGGCAGGAAGCGATCTTCCTGCGCGACCATGTCGACGTCGACCGCGGAATCATGGCGCGGTGGATGGGCAAGCTCGGGTTCGAACTTGAGATCCTTGCAGACTACACCTTCGGCCAGATTAAACGAGGCGAACGAATCTTTGCCGACGAGACGACATTGCCCACACTTGTTCCTGGATCGGGGTCGGCAAAGACAGCGTATCTATGGGCGTACGCACGGGACGACCGACCGTTCGGTGGCAGTGGACCGCCGATGGTTGCCTATCGCTTTGAAGACAGTCGATCCGGTGATTGTGTCGCGCGGCATCTCGACGGCTATCGCGGCATCCTGCAGATCGATGGCTACACTGCTTACAACCGCGTCGCCCGACCTGACCGGGGAAACGACGGCGCGCTATTGGCTGGGTGTTGGGCGCACAGTCGCCGCCGGTTTTACGAACTTCATGCGAGCGACAGTTCCAAGGTGGCAACGGCGACGATCGAAAAGATGGGCGCGCTGTGGGCCATCGAGGAAAAGGTGCGCGGACAAAGCCCCGATGTCCGCGTGGCCGCCCGCCAGGAGGCCTCCGCTGCAGTCGTTGCCGATCTCTACAAGCTTTGGCAGGACACGCTGCCCCGTATCTCTGGAAAGTCAAAGCTCGCCGAGGCCATTCGCTATTCCCTTCATCGACAGGAAGCCTTCGAGCAATTCCTTCACGACGGCCGGATCGAAATCGACTCCAATATCGTCGAGCGTGCAATCAGGCCCCAGGCAATCGTTCGCAAGAATAGTCTGTTCGCGGGTAATGCCGGCGGCGGCCGGACTTGGGCGACGATCTCAACTCTCATTCAAACGGCCAAAATGAACGGTGTTGATCCGCTCGCTTGGCTAACGCAGACCCTCGAACGCATCGCCGCGGGTTGGCCATCGAGCGAGATCGACGCCCTTATGCCTTGGAACTTCCAGAAGTAA
- the tnpB gene encoding IS66 family insertion sequence element accessory protein TnpB (TnpB, as the term is used for proteins encoded by IS66 family insertion elements, is considered an accessory protein, since TnpC, encoded by a neighboring gene, is a DDE family transposase.) gives MIPAGAKVFLASHPVDFRKGPDSLLSLVRDAGNDPFSGALYVFRAKRADRIKIAWWDGSGVCLYSKRLEKNRFVWPKIGPARVQLNHAQLLALVDGMDWKRVRTVAVKRPEFAG, from the coding sequence ATGATCCCGGCCGGTGCGAAGGTGTTTCTTGCAAGCCACCCGGTGGACTTCCGCAAAGGTCCCGATAGCCTTCTGTCGCTGGTGCGCGATGCTGGCAACGATCCATTCAGCGGAGCGCTCTATGTCTTTCGCGCCAAGAGAGCAGACAGAATTAAGATCGCTTGGTGGGATGGTTCCGGTGTGTGCCTCTATTCGAAGCGTCTGGAAAAAAATCGGTTCGTTTGGCCAAAGATCGGGCCTGCCCGTGTGCAGCTCAATCACGCGCAGCTCCTTGCCCTCGTTGACGGGATGGACTGGAAACGTGTCCGTACCGTTGCAGTGAAACGGCCGGAATTTGCTGGGTAA
- a CDS encoding transposase, with amino-acid sequence MIEAVASPLEGAPRQVRRQWSDEFKAQAVAETMQPGASVSAIARRIGVDPSQLFTWRRNARLRAAALPADETAGLLPTPSSSNYSGVDIIIGDAVIRTAAETDEAHLVRVIRAVRSA; translated from the coding sequence ATGATTGAAGCTGTCGCCAGTCCTCTGGAAGGTGCGCCGAGGCAAGTCCGGCGGCAATGGTCGGACGAGTTTAAGGCGCAGGCGGTCGCTGAGACGATGCAGCCGGGCGCGAGCGTTTCGGCGATAGCCCGGCGCATCGGCGTTGATCCGTCACAATTATTTACATGGCGGCGCAATGCCCGGCTGCGAGCCGCGGCTTTGCCGGCGGATGAAACCGCCGGTCTCTTACCGACACCATCATCCAGCAATTATTCCGGGGTCGACATCATCATCGGTGATGCGGTAATCCGCACAGCTGCCGAGACCGATGAGGCTCATCTTGTTCGGGTGATCCGTGCGGTGCGCTCCGCATGA
- the tnpA gene encoding IS66-like element accessory protein TnpA: protein MPSPDGIDSPLTRRRWSRAEKERLVAACLEPNASVSEIARSAGIHAGQLFRWRKELCQASPPPARQFIPVEVAALPAPDPVETTLPPRPRKKISVVTIELSRGRRIRVESDVDTEALARIVDIVDRR from the coding sequence GTGCCTTCGCCAGATGGGATAGATTCACCGCTTACCCGTCGTCGCTGGTCTCGCGCAGAAAAGGAGCGGCTGGTTGCGGCCTGCCTCGAGCCGAATGCCAGCGTATCCGAGATTGCCCGGTCGGCAGGCATCCATGCGGGTCAGTTGTTCCGGTGGCGCAAAGAACTCTGCCAGGCCTCACCGCCGCCAGCGCGGCAGTTTATTCCCGTAGAAGTCGCGGCCTTGCCTGCGCCTGATCCGGTGGAGACAACACTGCCACCTCGACCGCGCAAGAAGATAAGCGTTGTGACAATTGAGCTTAGTCGGGGGCGGCGCATTCGTGTGGAGAGCGATGTTGATACTGAAGCGCTCGCTCGGATCGTCGATATCGTAGACCGGCGATGA
- the tnpB gene encoding IS66 family insertion sequence element accessory protein TnpB (TnpB, as the term is used for proteins encoded by IS66 family insertion elements, is considered an accessory protein, since TnpC, encoded by a neighboring gene, is a DDE family transposase.) gives MIPVPSGVKVWLATGHTDMRKGFPGLSLMVQETLKGDPHSGHLFCFRGRRGGLIKVIWHDGQGACLFTKKLERGRFIWPSAADGTVVITPAQLGYLLEGIDWRMPQKTWRPSSAG, from the coding sequence ATGATCCCGGTTCCAAGCGGCGTGAAGGTCTGGCTGGCGACCGGACACACAGATATGCGAAAAGGCTTCCCTGGTTTGTCGTTGATGGTGCAGGAGACGCTAAAGGGGGATCCGCATAGCGGCCACCTGTTCTGCTTCCGCGGGCGTCGGGGCGGGCTCATCAAGGTGATCTGGCACGACGGCCAAGGTGCCTGCCTGTTCACGAAGAAGCTGGAGCGCGGCCGCTTCATATGGCCGTCAGCGGCCGACGGCACTGTGGTGATCACGCCTGCGCAACTTGGCTATCTACTCGAAGGGATCGATTGGCGAATGCCGCAAAAAACCTGGCGTCCAAGCTCGGCTGGGTAG